Part of the Woronichinia naegeliana WA131 genome, TGGGGGCTAATTTAGAGCAAGAAAATTTACCGATTTCTGAGCTTTTATTGGCTTGGGTCGGAGAAGAAAAAGCTTTAGACTGGACGTTGTATGGTGGAGAAGATTTTGAATTAGTTTTATGTTTATCGCCGATATTAGCTCCGTCTTTGGTGCAATATTTAGGGGAAAAAGCCAAGATTATCGGTCGAGTGACAGATAGCAAGCAAGTTATTCTTAGCAACTCTTTGGGTCAAGAAAAGTTATTATCCTTAGAAAAAGGTTTTCAGCATTTTGCGAGTGATTAATTGTCTAATTTATCTGCGTTGAAAATTTAGGTTTGTGCAATGGTTAAATTTTCGTGAGAAATCAGGTTGTTTTGTCGGAACAAATTGCGATCGCTTCTTCATTTCCCCAAATCAATGCCTTTAGAACCGCCCTCATTACGACAAGCATCTAATAACAAGACAACATTATCCGCCCCACAACGGCGCAATCTCTATCGCTCGCTGACATATACTTTAAACGGTCATAGTTTGAATTTATCGAACCCTTAAAGTTCAGGGTTAAGTCCCCCTTTTTAAGGGGGACTTAGGGGGATCAGACCGCTTTAATGAAAATCGTAAATTGTAGCCGTTTGAAGTATAACTCAGAGGAATCGCAGTTTCCTCAATTCCTTCTGGATGAGGATTACCATCGCAAGGCAACAAATAATCCTTTTCCCCATAACGCATTTCGTGACCACTAAAGAAAAACTAAAGTTATCTCCACTACTCAAAAAAGCTTTGTCAAAACGTACCCGTAAAAATCGCCCCAAGGAACCAAAAGATGGTTGAGAATTAAAGGGTTTACCCACATCGGTAAGGGAGCATCTCACTTATGCGATTGCTTCTTCTGGCTTTACGGTAGAAGAGGTATAATAAGATATAGTATATGAGGATGACATCAATGTTATTTTTTCTGGAAAATCTCCTGAATTCTACCTGTAAATAATTCGTTGATAGCTTATCCTGTGAAAAGGGATGATAAGACTTCTGTGATAACATCAGGCATAATCAACGAAAAATTTACAGCAAGAAAAAAATTAATTAGGGGTATGAGCCTCGATATAGGAAACTGCATCCTGGACAGATCTAATTTTTTCTGTGTCTTCATCAGGAATATCGATCTCGAAAGCTTCCTCAACCGCTAATACAAGTTCGGCTAAGCCAATGGAATCTGCGCCGAGATCATCAATAAAGGTTGCCTCTGGTTTGATGTCTTTTTCCTCAACATCCAGCTGCTCCTTGATTATTCGCTTTACCTCTGCGGTAATATAGCGTTTCATAAAAAATCAATAATGATTGCTGAAACCTTTACCTAGCCTATCGTTCAAAAATAAGATGCGTTTGCCCTGGGTTTTGGGAAAATTGTGAAAAGAGAGGCTCGAAAAATATTATAATTTTTGGGCGATCGCCTGGCTTAGAACTCAGCACTTGCGTATCTATTTTATTCAACAACTTTTAGGATTAACTCCATGTCCCAAAAACATCCCATCATTGCCGTGACTGGTTCTTCTGGTGCTGGTACAAGTACCGTTAAACGCTCTTTTGAGCACATCTTTGGGCGGGAGGGGGTAAAATCCGTCGTCGTAGAAGGAGACAGCTACCACAAATATAATCGCATCGAGATGCGCGAAGCCATGAGTAAGGCAACGGCCGAGGGCAGAAATATGAGTCATTTCGGGCCAGAAGCCAATGTTTTAGATAAGCTTGAAGCCCTATTTTATGAATATGGTGAATATGGTACGGGTAAAAAGCGTTTTTATTTGCACAATCCAGAAGAAGCCGAATATCATAATGCCCGTCTTAGCACAACTTGTCAGTCAGGAGAATTCACACCTTGGGAAGACATTGAAAACCCAACCGATATGCTTTTCTATGAAGGATTGCATGGCGGTATTGTCACCGAGGAGGTCAATGTTGCTCAGTATGTTGATTTGTTGGTAGGAGTTGTTCCCATCGTCAATTTAGAGTGGATTCAAAAAATTTATCGGGATAATGCAGAACGAGGTTACAGTGCAGAAGCCAT contains:
- the acpP gene encoding acyl carrier protein gives rise to the protein MKRYITAEVKRIIKEQLDVEEKDIKPEATFIDDLGADSIGLAELVLAVEEAFEIDIPDEDTEKIRSVQDAVSYIEAHTPN
- a CDS encoding phosphoribulokinase; this encodes MSQKHPIIAVTGSSGAGTSTVKRSFEHIFGREGVKSVVVEGDSYHKYNRIEMREAMSKATAEGRNMSHFGPEANVLDKLEALFYEYGEYGTGKKRFYLHNPEEAEYHNARLSTTCQSGEFTPWEDIENPTDMLFYEGLHGGIVTEEVNVAQYVDLLVGVVPIVNLEWIQKIYRDNAERGYSAEAIVDTILRRMPDYVNHIAPQFSRTHINFQRVPTVDTSNPFICRDIPLLDESFVIIHTNRCFREKYEINFPYLLSMIHGSFMSRHTTLVVPGGKMGFAMELILSPLIDVMISNSRKLK